The Arcanobacterium pinnipediorum genome includes a region encoding these proteins:
- a CDS encoding NAD(P)/FAD-dependent oxidoreductase: protein MSKHRVVVIGSGFGGLFATKELRKADVSVTMISRTSHHLFQPLLYQVATGILSPGEIAPTTREILSRQDNAEILLGLVEDIDVEAKEVIWRYHQRQMRTSYDSLIVAAGADQSYFGNDQFSRFAPGLKTIDDALEIRARILGAFELAELETDPEKRKDILTFVVIGAGPTGVEVAGQIRELASKTLRREFRNFDPREARVILVDGADYPLPPFGESLGKRAQKALEKLDIDVMMGQMVVGMTDNTVTLRDRSGNEQTISSICKVWSAGVQGSPLGKKLAERTGVELDRAGRVRVNPDLTIPGYPEIFVVGDMMSIDGVPGVAQGAIQPGRFAARTIKNRLAGKPTDEVFVYNDKGSMATIAKSKAVVKIGKLEFDGFIAWLAWCLLHLLTLSGFKTRISTLMRWTISYLSAHRSARSTTNQQLVGRLALKALGEHASGHLIMGDVDPEPLAKIAQRAAQDQLDEQAKNDDDQPDHVAQ, encoded by the coding sequence GTGTCTAAGCATCGCGTCGTCGTAATTGGATCAGGGTTCGGTGGCTTATTTGCTACCAAAGAACTACGAAAAGCAGACGTATCGGTGACGATGATTTCACGAACCAGCCATCACCTGTTCCAGCCGTTACTCTACCAAGTAGCAACCGGTATTCTTTCTCCCGGTGAGATTGCGCCGACGACGCGCGAAATTCTTTCCCGCCAAGACAACGCTGAAATTTTGCTCGGGTTGGTTGAAGATATCGACGTCGAAGCTAAGGAAGTCATTTGGCGTTACCATCAGCGTCAAATGCGCACCTCCTACGATTCGTTAATTGTGGCTGCTGGTGCTGACCAATCCTATTTTGGAAACGATCAGTTTTCGCGGTTTGCACCGGGGCTTAAAACTATTGACGACGCTCTTGAAATCCGGGCACGTATCCTTGGTGCATTTGAACTCGCCGAGCTAGAAACAGACCCAGAAAAACGCAAAGACATTTTAACGTTCGTCGTTATTGGAGCCGGGCCTACTGGCGTTGAAGTGGCTGGGCAAATTCGGGAATTGGCATCCAAAACATTGCGCCGAGAATTCCGCAATTTTGACCCGCGCGAGGCACGAGTGATTTTGGTGGATGGTGCTGATTACCCGTTGCCGCCCTTTGGTGAAAGTCTTGGCAAACGCGCCCAGAAGGCGTTAGAAAAGCTCGATATCGACGTTATGATGGGGCAGATGGTTGTTGGCATGACCGATAATACTGTCACCTTGCGTGATCGATCCGGTAACGAGCAGACAATCTCTAGTATTTGTAAAGTGTGGTCTGCTGGTGTCCAAGGCTCACCGTTGGGCAAGAAACTAGCTGAGCGCACCGGCGTCGAACTTGACCGTGCTGGTCGCGTTCGCGTCAATCCCGATCTAACGATTCCTGGGTATCCAGAGATTTTCGTTGTCGGTGACATGATGAGTATTGACGGTGTTCCCGGTGTTGCCCAAGGCGCAATTCAGCCCGGCCGGTTTGCAGCGCGTACCATCAAGAATCGACTTGCCGGTAAGCCTACTGATGAGGTCTTTGTTTATAACGACAAAGGTTCGATGGCGACGATTGCGAAGTCAAAAGCTGTGGTGAAAATCGGGAAGCTAGAATTTGACGGTTTTATTGCATGGCTTGCGTGGTGTTTGCTCCACTTGTTGACGCTTTCGGGTTTCAAGACGCGCATTTCGACGTTAATGCGATGGACAATTAGCTATCTGTCTGCACACCGTTCGGCACGTTCGACGACGAATCAGCAGCTCGTTGGCCGTCTTGCATTAAAGGCGCTCGGCGAACATGCTTCAGGGCATTTAATTATGGGCGATGTAGATCCAGAGCCGTTGGCAAAAATTGCGCAACGGGCAGCTCAAGACCAGTTAGATGAGCAAGCGAAGAACGACGATGATCAACCAGATCACGTTGCACAATAG
- a CDS encoding sulfite exporter TauE/SafE family protein yields the protein MILAGIIGVGVGIVVGALGAGGGILAVPILVYLLHQPAHTATAESLVIVGLTAAIAMVTRWRYVQFTAGITFGAVAIVGAILGSRLAPFVSDTVLIVMFALMLFVVGVVMLRNGIRALHREKKGVSHDDTVKRQPLWAVVISALGTGILTGFFGVGGGFVVVPVLILVLGIPIQYASSTSLLIMVMTSISGLVARIGTGIDIDWAITLIFGVSSMLGGMLGGPIAQRMRSQYLTIIFGCLLLGVAGFSLVMSL from the coding sequence GTGATTTTAGCTGGAATTATTGGCGTCGGCGTCGGAATTGTTGTTGGCGCTTTAGGTGCTGGTGGCGGTATTTTGGCTGTGCCGATTTTAGTGTATTTACTCCATCAACCGGCACACACTGCTACTGCAGAGTCGCTTGTGATTGTCGGTTTAACTGCCGCTATTGCGATGGTCACTCGGTGGCGTTATGTCCAATTTACTGCCGGTATCACCTTCGGTGCGGTCGCAATCGTAGGGGCGATACTAGGCTCGCGGCTGGCTCCGTTTGTTTCAGATACCGTCTTAATTGTCATGTTCGCCTTGATGCTGTTCGTGGTGGGGGTTGTGATGTTGCGCAACGGGATTCGTGCATTGCACCGAGAAAAGAAGGGGGTATCGCACGACGATACTGTTAAGCGCCAACCATTGTGGGCAGTTGTGATATCTGCGTTGGGCACTGGCATCTTGACTGGCTTCTTTGGTGTTGGTGGTGGATTTGTCGTTGTTCCGGTGTTGATTTTAGTTCTTGGTATTCCCATTCAATATGCGTCTTCGACGTCGTTACTTATTATGGTTATGACCTCGATCAGCGGGCTGGTTGCACGGATCGGAACGGGAATAGATATTGATTGGGCTATAACCTTGATATTTGGGGTATCGTCAATGCTGGGTGGTATGCTCGGTGGTCCGATTGCTCAACGCATGCGTTCGCAGTATCTGACGATTATTTTCGGGTGTTTACTTCTTGGTGTAGCTGGTTTCTCCCTAGTAATGAGTCTTTAG
- a CDS encoding bifunctional metallophosphatase/5'-nucleotidase, translating to METVLKKKTFMRPMVGATIAFTLATVPHMAWAVDDVAPADDAQAADIVELDLYNLTDIHGHIERVEKTNKETQAVSVREAGLAAVQCYLDGVNTQGKNFTFTLLGDNIGASPFTSGSQKDNPTIEALNELPVVGSTIGNHELDLGQEVFKKRIDGSAPDEFVKLNFPYLGANVKGMGSYTENGVDTPYLKNYIIAERAGVKIAFIGAIAQDVPFKLSPDTTKGLTFEDPIAEISTLAKSLKANGQADVVVAMLDDDVKNNYPKMPAEVDVLMGGDTHVPYEFDHVDSAVTLTSANPRLAGIASGSYTDNLGLVRLQFDKTAKKVLSADSILIPAGDVVGGSAADCLTNSTAGAVVAKAKEAAKAAGNVEVVSGVTAQWRRGVFLKPGEDTPGPGSNRGVESTLGNLVADAIHDQVTVDGKTPVDFGVVNAGGLRADLIPDNGVLTYADTFKALPFSNELGYSPMTGAQFKQALENQWKENLNSQNSRPMLRLGTSSNLTYTYDPSRPMNERITSILLNGEPMDMAKTYNVGSMTFVLQGGDGYFEKGLPVTTFGQLDRDGFNAYLKKVTGPELKSATLKRGVGITLPDAEILNNDFSIALRGLSFTEGEGISPKVTVNLGSASQTVDVDNNLLEANAENAQSVITTDGAGQATAMFTIVEVCGDKTGMQAFPVTAANEFGQLIKAESNLTVNVDCGMPIIGGEDTNTDDDHANTPGNSHGTSADDNKANDEMKTKPSQPQVVDTLAKTGVSLDIVALALLAMLAGVAGVAISRRQAR from the coding sequence ATGGAGACTGTCTTGAAGAAGAAGACGTTTATGCGCCCGATGGTAGGTGCAACCATTGCTTTTACCCTAGCTACTGTTCCGCATATGGCGTGGGCAGTCGATGATGTTGCGCCAGCTGATGATGCGCAGGCAGCCGATATCGTCGAACTGGACCTATATAATTTGACGGATATACACGGACATATTGAACGTGTAGAAAAGACGAACAAAGAAACTCAAGCTGTGAGCGTTCGTGAAGCAGGTCTAGCTGCTGTTCAATGTTATCTCGATGGCGTCAATACCCAAGGAAAGAATTTCACGTTCACCCTTCTGGGAGATAATATTGGCGCATCGCCATTTACCTCCGGTTCGCAAAAAGATAACCCTACGATTGAGGCGCTCAATGAACTGCCAGTAGTTGGCTCTACCATTGGCAACCATGAACTCGATCTCGGGCAAGAAGTCTTCAAAAAGCGTATTGATGGCTCTGCACCAGATGAATTTGTTAAGCTCAATTTCCCCTATCTTGGAGCCAACGTTAAGGGGATGGGCTCCTACACCGAAAATGGTGTCGATACCCCATACTTGAAGAACTACATTATTGCAGAACGCGCTGGTGTCAAGATCGCCTTTATCGGCGCGATCGCGCAAGATGTGCCATTCAAACTCAGCCCAGATACCACCAAGGGGCTAACTTTCGAAGATCCTATTGCTGAGATTTCCACCTTGGCAAAATCCCTCAAAGCTAACGGTCAAGCCGACGTCGTCGTTGCAATGCTTGACGATGATGTGAAGAACAACTATCCGAAGATGCCGGCTGAAGTCGATGTGTTGATGGGTGGAGATACCCACGTACCATACGAATTCGATCACGTGGATTCTGCAGTAACCCTCACATCAGCAAACCCACGTTTAGCTGGTATCGCATCGGGTTCCTACACCGATAATCTCGGTCTCGTTCGTTTGCAGTTTGATAAGACTGCAAAGAAGGTACTCAGCGCTGATTCCATTCTTATCCCTGCCGGCGACGTCGTTGGCGGTTCGGCGGCTGATTGTTTAACCAATTCAACCGCTGGGGCAGTCGTTGCCAAAGCCAAGGAAGCTGCAAAGGCGGCAGGTAACGTCGAGGTCGTTTCCGGTGTCACCGCCCAGTGGCGCCGCGGCGTGTTCTTAAAGCCTGGTGAAGATACGCCAGGTCCAGGATCCAACCGTGGCGTTGAATCAACACTCGGCAATCTTGTTGCTGATGCCATCCACGATCAAGTAACCGTTGATGGAAAGACTCCAGTTGATTTCGGTGTGGTGAACGCTGGTGGCTTGCGTGCCGATCTTATTCCAGATAACGGTGTATTGACCTACGCCGATACTTTCAAGGCACTGCCATTTTCTAATGAGCTTGGTTACTCGCCAATGACTGGCGCACAGTTCAAGCAGGCGTTAGAAAATCAGTGGAAAGAGAACCTCAACTCTCAGAATTCTCGCCCGATGTTGCGCTTGGGTACCTCGTCGAATTTGACTTACACCTATGATCCATCTCGTCCGATGAATGAGCGTATTACCTCGATTTTGCTCAACGGTGAGCCGATGGATATGGCCAAGACATACAACGTTGGCTCAATGACCTTCGTTCTTCAAGGTGGCGATGGCTACTTTGAGAAGGGTCTACCGGTAACTACCTTTGGTCAGCTAGACCGCGATGGTTTCAATGCTTATCTGAAGAAGGTCACTGGACCTGAGCTGAAGTCTGCTACCCTCAAGCGCGGTGTGGGCATTACTCTCCCAGATGCCGAGATTTTAAACAACGACTTCTCCATTGCGTTGCGTGGTCTATCGTTTACCGAAGGTGAGGGTATCTCACCGAAGGTGACAGTCAACCTTGGATCTGCAAGCCAGACGGTTGATGTTGATAACAACCTGCTTGAAGCCAATGCAGAAAACGCACAGTCGGTTATTACTACAGATGGTGCCGGTCAAGCCACTGCAATGTTCACAATAGTTGAGGTTTGTGGCGATAAAACTGGCATGCAAGCGTTCCCGGTGACTGCTGCTAACGAATTTGGTCAGCTGATCAAGGCAGAATCGAACTTAACCGTCAACGTAGATTGCGGTATGCCAATTATTGGTGGCGAAGATACCAACACCGATGATGATCACGCTAACACACCAGGCAATAGCCACGGTACGTCAGCAGATGATAACAAGGCCAACGATGAGATGAAGACCAAGCCTAGCCAGCCACAGGTTGTCGATACTCTCGCTAAGACTGGTGTCTCGCTCGATATCGTTGCACTTGCACTGCTAGCTATGCTTGCTGGTGTTGCGGGAGTAGCTATTTCTCGCCGTCAAGCACGCTAA
- the purB gene encoding adenylosuccinate lyase yields MEHSGKNRYVNPLTTRYASDFMVEQFSQRTRIETWRKLWVSLARAQHELGLPIASEQVAELEAHVHDIDWDVVAAREAEVRHDVMAHVYAFGQVAPQAAGIIHLGATSCYVTDNGDLVIYRDALIHVRRSLCTVIANLAQFAQQYRAMPTLGYTHYQPAQLVTVGKRATLWMQDFMSDLEELDFVIDSIRFLGSRGTTGTEASFMELFDGDEARIDEMNTRIAQDFGFDRLFDVAGQTYPRKFDSRIMNCLSSIAQSAYRMAQDIRLLQHDRQVEEPFETHQIGSSAMPYKRNPMRTERICSLARYVMSDVANPTMTAATQWLERTLDDSANRRISMPEGFLATDAILRLCMNVTFNLHVNDQIIAKSVRDYLPFIATENILMEAVKRGGDRQELHELIREESHRATALMKAGEPFDLLGALAGHPEFNMSEDELKSVLDPAAYIGRSSQQVDNYVAVVRAAIGECQPSDQLLAV; encoded by the coding sequence GTGGAGCATTCAGGAAAAAATCGCTACGTCAATCCGCTCACAACTCGGTATGCCTCAGATTTTATGGTCGAGCAGTTCTCCCAGCGAACTCGTATTGAAACGTGGCGAAAGTTGTGGGTATCCCTGGCTCGCGCCCAGCATGAACTGGGATTGCCGATCGCGAGTGAACAAGTGGCTGAGTTGGAGGCGCATGTTCACGATATTGATTGGGACGTAGTGGCAGCGCGCGAAGCAGAAGTTCGTCACGACGTGATGGCGCACGTGTACGCGTTTGGCCAGGTAGCCCCACAAGCTGCCGGTATTATTCATCTGGGTGCCACGAGTTGTTATGTTACTGATAATGGGGATTTAGTTATCTATCGAGATGCGTTGATTCATGTGCGACGCTCACTGTGCACTGTGATTGCTAACTTAGCGCAGTTTGCTCAGCAGTATCGCGCCATGCCGACGTTAGGCTATACGCATTATCAGCCGGCGCAGCTAGTGACGGTTGGCAAGCGGGCTACCTTGTGGATGCAAGACTTCATGTCTGACCTTGAAGAACTTGATTTTGTTATTGATTCGATTCGTTTCTTAGGCAGCCGCGGAACTACTGGTACTGAGGCGAGCTTTATGGAGCTTTTCGACGGCGATGAGGCGCGTATCGATGAGATGAATACTCGTATCGCCCAAGATTTTGGGTTTGATCGACTCTTCGATGTTGCGGGGCAAACCTATCCGCGCAAATTCGATTCGCGGATTATGAACTGTTTATCGTCGATTGCACAAAGCGCATACCGTATGGCTCAAGATATTCGTCTCCTCCAACATGATCGTCAGGTAGAAGAACCGTTCGAGACGCACCAAATTGGATCAAGTGCGATGCCGTATAAGCGCAATCCGATGCGCACCGAACGGATCTGTTCCCTGGCGCGTTACGTGATGTCCGACGTCGCCAATCCAACGATGACGGCGGCTACCCAATGGTTGGAGCGAACTCTTGACGATTCAGCAAATCGTCGTATCTCTATGCCAGAAGGCTTCCTGGCAACAGATGCGATCTTGCGGTTGTGCATGAATGTCACCTTTAACCTACACGTCAACGATCAAATTATTGCCAAGTCGGTGCGTGATTATTTGCCGTTTATTGCCACGGAAAATATTTTGATGGAAGCAGTTAAACGTGGCGGTGATCGTCAAGAACTTCACGAACTGATTCGTGAAGAATCACATCGTGCTACAGCGTTAATGAAGGCCGGCGAACCTTTTGATTTACTCGGTGCGCTTGCGGGCCATCCAGAATTCAATATGAGTGAAGACGAATTGAAGTCAGTCCTTGATCCGGCTGCGTATATTGGTCGTAGCTCTCAACAAGTCGATAACTATGTGGCTGTTGTGCGCGCTGCGATCGGGGAATGTCAGCCCAGCGATCAACTTTTGGCGGTTTAA
- a CDS encoding adenylosuccinate synthase — MLEKPVDTCAAIVGANWGDEGKGRMVDLLAAHYDVVVRYQGGGNAGHTVVNDYGTFALHLLPSGIFNDGVINVLGNGVALNAEQLFGEIDTLKDQGVDVTPDNLVISERASLLLPWHRDLDNLEEARLADKQYGSTRQGIAPFYSDKFQKKTILAGELRDPQRLEAHVADILEWKNLTLTQVYGAEPATLSEVMEWINTWAMRLVPYLANTAHVLAQAKQAGKRILFEAQLGALRDIDFGIHPFTTSSNTIAAYAPVGSGLPSLNIDRVIAVVKAYSTCVGAGPFTCEWFGEKADRLRDAGGEYGATTGRPRRVGPLDLVATRYGIQMQGASEIALTKMDVLSDMDEIPVCVAYDLPSGKTENFPFPADLEAAKPVEIMLPGWKSDISGCRTWEELPQQARDYVEYVEKQLDCHIRYVSVGPEREAYIVR; from the coding sequence ATGTTAGAAAAACCTGTTGATACCTGCGCCGCCATCGTTGGAGCGAACTGGGGTGACGAAGGTAAAGGTCGCATGGTTGATCTTCTCGCTGCGCACTACGACGTCGTTGTGCGTTATCAAGGAGGCGGCAACGCTGGACATACCGTCGTCAACGATTACGGTACGTTTGCACTCCATCTTCTACCGTCAGGTATTTTCAACGACGGCGTGATCAACGTTCTAGGAAACGGTGTGGCACTCAATGCCGAGCAGCTCTTCGGCGAAATCGACACGCTCAAAGATCAAGGGGTAGATGTGACCCCAGATAACCTCGTCATCTCTGAGCGCGCCTCGCTTCTCTTGCCATGGCACCGCGACCTTGACAATCTCGAAGAAGCTCGACTGGCAGACAAACAGTATGGCTCAACCCGTCAAGGCATTGCTCCATTTTATTCCGATAAGTTCCAAAAGAAGACTATTCTTGCTGGCGAATTGCGTGACCCGCAGCGCCTAGAGGCACATGTGGCCGATATTTTGGAATGGAAGAATCTCACGCTCACTCAGGTGTATGGCGCTGAGCCGGCCACGTTAAGCGAAGTCATGGAATGGATTAACACCTGGGCAATGCGCCTTGTGCCGTATTTGGCTAACACCGCGCATGTACTTGCTCAAGCCAAGCAGGCAGGTAAGCGTATCTTGTTTGAAGCTCAGCTAGGTGCGTTGCGCGATATTGATTTCGGCATTCATCCGTTTACGACGTCGTCGAACACTATTGCGGCCTACGCCCCAGTAGGTAGTGGTTTGCCGAGTTTGAATATTGATCGCGTGATAGCTGTAGTTAAAGCCTATTCAACGTGCGTTGGTGCGGGGCCGTTTACTTGTGAATGGTTTGGTGAAAAAGCTGATCGGTTGCGGGATGCCGGTGGCGAGTACGGGGCAACTACTGGACGACCACGCCGAGTTGGTCCCCTTGATTTAGTTGCGACTCGGTATGGAATTCAGATGCAAGGCGCATCTGAAATTGCCTTGACGAAGATGGATGTCCTTTCCGATATGGATGAGATTCCAGTGTGTGTAGCATACGATCTGCCCAGCGGGAAGACTGAAAATTTCCCATTCCCAGCTGATCTTGAGGCGGCAAAGCCAGTTGAGATTATGTTGCCAGGGTGGAAGAGTGATATCAGCGGTTGCCGGACTTGGGAAGAGCTTCCGCAACAGGCTCGTGACTATGTTGAATATGTGGAAAAGCAGCTCGATTGCCATATTCGATACGTCAGTGTTGGCCCTGAACGCGAAGCCTACATTGTTCGCTAA
- a CDS encoding GuaB1 family IMP dehydrogenase-related protein, protein MKFLNNTVPSFDLTYDDVFMVPSRSNVGSRSNVDLTTADGSGTTIPLVVANMTAIAGKRMAETVARRGGLVIIPQDIPTDIVVSTIEEVKSRHLVYDTPVVVKPHHTCGYALGLLTKRSHRAAIVVDPETNVPVGIVVEKDVTGVDRFTQVRDVMSNELFTLPEGIDPREAFDILKAKHRQLAPVVNDAGALVGLLTRDGAVRATMYQPAVDANGKLRIGAAIGMNGDPASKALKLVNAGADVIVVDTAHGHQEKMIEAVRAVRAVLPADFPIVAGNVVAADGVRDLVEAGASIIKVGVGPGAMCTTRMQTGVGRPQFSAVLECAAEAAKYGAHVWADGGVRHPRDVALALAAGASNVMIGSWFAGTYESPGDVQYDANGRPYKESFGMASKRAVRNRTVADDAFDRARKALFEEGISMARMFLDPERPGVEDLIDQIVSGVRSSFTYAGSRTISEFAQRAIVGIQSSSGYREGAPVPTSW, encoded by the coding sequence GTGAAATTCTTAAACAACACTGTGCCCAGTTTCGATCTAACTTATGACGATGTCTTCATGGTTCCGTCACGATCCAACGTCGGTTCGCGAAGCAATGTCGATTTAACGACAGCCGATGGCTCTGGAACAACCATCCCGCTTGTCGTAGCAAATATGACCGCTATTGCCGGTAAGCGCATGGCAGAGACTGTTGCCCGCCGCGGCGGCCTAGTTATTATTCCGCAAGATATTCCCACAGATATTGTTGTCTCGACTATCGAAGAAGTAAAGTCACGGCATCTGGTTTACGATACACCAGTCGTAGTTAAGCCACATCACACCTGCGGGTACGCACTTGGCCTGCTAACTAAGCGTTCTCATCGAGCAGCGATTGTTGTTGATCCAGAAACAAACGTGCCGGTTGGGATCGTGGTGGAAAAAGACGTAACCGGAGTTGACCGGTTCACTCAAGTTCGAGACGTCATGTCTAACGAGCTCTTTACCTTGCCAGAAGGAATCGATCCACGTGAAGCATTCGATATCCTCAAAGCTAAGCATCGCCAACTTGCTCCAGTAGTCAACGACGCCGGCGCCCTTGTTGGCCTACTTACCCGCGATGGTGCTGTGCGTGCCACGATGTACCAGCCCGCGGTTGATGCCAATGGCAAGCTCAGAATCGGTGCAGCAATCGGAATGAACGGTGACCCTGCTTCGAAAGCACTCAAGCTCGTTAACGCCGGAGCTGACGTTATAGTTGTTGATACCGCACACGGTCATCAAGAAAAAATGATCGAAGCAGTGCGTGCTGTGCGCGCAGTTTTGCCAGCTGATTTCCCTATCGTGGCCGGAAACGTTGTAGCAGCCGATGGTGTTCGTGACCTGGTTGAAGCTGGCGCTTCGATTATCAAAGTTGGTGTTGGCCCAGGTGCAATGTGTACTACCCGTATGCAAACCGGGGTCGGACGCCCACAATTTTCTGCCGTACTCGAATGCGCAGCCGAAGCTGCAAAGTATGGCGCACACGTGTGGGCTGATGGGGGAGTTCGTCACCCACGAGATGTCGCTCTAGCTCTAGCAGCCGGTGCCTCCAATGTTATGATTGGCTCCTGGTTTGCTGGAACCTATGAATCCCCAGGCGATGTACAGTATGATGCCAATGGACGCCCATACAAAGAATCTTTCGGAATGGCATCAAAGCGTGCGGTGCGTAACCGCACCGTCGCAGATGACGCTTTCGATAGAGCACGTAAGGCACTATTTGAAGAAGGTATTTCGATGGCACGTATGTTCCTTGACCCAGAGCGTCCCGGCGTTGAAGATCTAATCGATCAGATCGTCTCCGGTGTCCGATCCTCGTTTACCTACGCCGGATCGCGTACCATCTCCGAATTTGCCCAACGAGCTATCGTGGGTATCCAATCATCCTCCGGATATCGTGAGGGTGCTCCCGTTCCTACATCGTGGTGA
- a CDS encoding cupin domain-containing protein: MSEVREESSGVPGQLGYLPSLVDQIEYAEKSTVSKTVMRAEGVNLVLFSFDEGEELSEHTAAMPVLVQTLEGELEITADGQTVRLLPGGVVHFTTRLPHAVKAIRPSKMALYMLAPMRA, from the coding sequence ATGAGTGAAGTACGCGAAGAATCCAGTGGAGTTCCAGGCCAACTGGGATACTTGCCGTCGTTAGTGGATCAGATAGAGTATGCCGAAAAGAGCACGGTGTCCAAAACTGTGATGCGTGCTGAGGGAGTAAATCTCGTCTTGTTTTCATTCGATGAGGGAGAAGAGCTTTCGGAGCACACTGCGGCAATGCCGGTTCTCGTCCAGACTCTCGAAGGTGAACTTGAGATCACGGCAGATGGTCAAACTGTGCGGCTACTGCCAGGCGGCGTCGTTCATTTCACGACCCGGCTTCCGCATGCAGTCAAAGCGATTCGCCCGTCAAAGATGGCGTTATATATGCTCGCGCCTATGCGTGCGTGA
- a CDS encoding methyltransferase domain-containing protein, which translates to MKNDSSLPQANRSTQAAAGHWVLARAGKKVLRPGGLKLTQRMLEKARLVGKDVVEFAPGLGRTAEIIVSQAITSYRGVDQDPAAAKRVESIVSPRAGVVINANAQDTGLAESSADIVVGEAMLTMQGEKAKTDIISEAYRLLRPGGRYAIHELGLVPDDIEPEVADTLCKKLAQAIRVNARPLTEKEWTEVLQACGFEIEWVGKEPMALLSLKRNFADEGFVGVLKILKNVILDKELRGRMMQMRAVFQEYNEQLTGIAIVARKPQA; encoded by the coding sequence ATGAAAAATGATTCGTCACTGCCGCAAGCAAACCGTTCTACTCAGGCTGCAGCTGGACATTGGGTCCTGGCTCGAGCCGGTAAGAAAGTCTTACGCCCTGGTGGCCTGAAACTCACTCAGCGAATGTTGGAAAAGGCGCGATTAGTGGGTAAAGATGTTGTCGAGTTTGCTCCCGGGCTGGGACGGACAGCTGAAATTATCGTGAGTCAAGCAATTACGTCCTATCGCGGTGTTGATCAAGATCCGGCGGCAGCCAAGCGCGTGGAAAGTATCGTTAGCCCCCGCGCGGGAGTGGTGATTAATGCCAACGCCCAAGATACTGGTCTAGCTGAGAGCAGTGCCGATATTGTTGTTGGCGAAGCGATGCTGACTATGCAAGGCGAGAAGGCCAAGACGGATATTATCAGTGAAGCGTATCGGTTGTTGCGCCCTGGTGGCCGGTATGCGATTCACGAGCTTGGCTTAGTTCCTGATGATATCGAGCCAGAAGTTGCAGATACCTTGTGCAAGAAACTTGCCCAGGCAATCCGAGTTAACGCGCGTCCCTTAACTGAAAAGGAATGGACCGAAGTGCTCCAGGCGTGCGGTTTTGAGATTGAGTGGGTAGGTAAAGAGCCGATGGCGCTGCTATCTCTCAAACGCAACTTTGCCGATGAAGGTTTTGTTGGTGTGTTGAAGATTCTTAAGAATGTCATCTTAGACAAAGAGTTGCGCGGGCGTATGATGCAGATGCGTGCTGTTTTTCAAGAGTATAACGAGCAGTTAACTGGTATAGCGATTGTGGCACGCAAGCCTCAAGCCTAA
- a CDS encoding cation diffusion facilitator family transporter has protein sequence MNHVHSHEQGKHGQQSSTRLVVALSVTLVVLIVEIIGGIISGSVGLLADAGHMFIDSSGLIVALIASRIMLRPRNDIYTWGWGRIEIIAAGVQAGMLFLICLWVAYHAIGRLFSPVSLEFTPMIIAASVGLLANLISLSVLFGGRASSLNMKAAFLEVLNDALGSVAVIVAALGYYFFDWQRADGIAALLVAGLMAPRAILLLRSAVRILLEASPHDVDVADIRKHFATLPYVANVHDVHVSTIRTGVLSLTAHIAIVPQTTDDQRGQLLHRLEACAQQHFQVPILHSTFQLEQEIHGSHENSQH, from the coding sequence ATGAACCACGTTCATTCTCACGAGCAAGGCAAACATGGCCAGCAATCAAGCACGAGATTGGTGGTAGCTCTCAGCGTGACGCTCGTCGTGCTGATAGTTGAGATCATCGGCGGGATCATTTCTGGATCTGTTGGCCTGCTAGCTGATGCCGGACACATGTTTATTGATTCTTCTGGTCTCATTGTTGCCCTCATCGCCAGTCGTATTATGCTCCGGCCGCGCAATGATATCTATACTTGGGGATGGGGAAGGATCGAAATTATCGCCGCTGGTGTGCAAGCGGGTATGCTGTTCCTTATCTGTTTATGGGTGGCCTATCATGCTATCGGACGCTTGTTTTCTCCGGTATCGCTGGAATTTACGCCGATGATTATTGCGGCATCGGTGGGCCTGCTTGCTAACCTGATCTCTCTAAGTGTGCTCTTCGGTGGGCGCGCTTCGTCGTTAAATATGAAAGCGGCCTTTTTGGAAGTTCTCAACGACGCGTTGGGTTCTGTGGCTGTTATCGTTGCGGCGCTTGGCTATTATTTCTTCGACTGGCAGCGAGCTGACGGCATTGCGGCCTTACTGGTAGCAGGCTTGATGGCGCCGCGGGCGATTCTCTTACTGCGCAGTGCTGTGCGGATTTTGCTTGAGGCCAGCCCGCACGACGTCGACGTTGCAGATATTCGAAAACACTTTGCCACACTGCCGTATGTGGCCAATGTTCACGATGTACACGTTTCAACGATTCGAACTGGAGTGCTCTCTTTGACTGCACATATCGCAATTGTTCCGCAAACCACCGATGATCAACGCGGGCAATTGCTTCATCGCCTTGAAGCGTGTGCCCAACAGCATTTTCAGGTGCCGATTTTACATTCGACGTTCCAGCTCGAACAGGAAATCCACGGTAGTCACGAAAACTCGCAGCATTGA